One part of the Syntrophorhabdaceae bacterium genome encodes these proteins:
- a CDS encoding pyridoxamine 5'-phosphate oxidase family protein — MKLSEYFENTTGRGVLATADAHGYVDAAVYSRPHFIDETTIAYIMTDRLTHENLQSNPHAAYIFVESPGERFAGKRLYLTKIKEDTDAQAIQKIRWRKTYVIPDGDKDKPRFLVYFRIDKVLPLIGDKD, encoded by the coding sequence ATGAAATTGAGTGAATATTTTGAGAATACGACGGGCAGAGGGGTGCTCGCGACCGCCGACGCCCACGGGTACGTGGACGCTGCGGTCTATTCGCGGCCGCATTTTATCGACGAAACCACCATCGCCTATATCATGACGGACCGGCTCACGCACGAAAATCTTCAGTCCAACCCCCACGCGGCGTACATCTTTGTGGAATCACCCGGGGAGAGATTCGCGGGCAAAAGACTTTACCTGACCAAGATAAAAGAGGATACCGACGCTCAAGCCATTCAAAAGATCCGCTGGCGAAAGACGTATGTGATCCCTGACGGTGACAAGGATAAGCCCCGGTTTCTCGTCTATTTCAGGATTGATAAGGTGTTGCCCCTTATCGGAGACAAAGATTAG
- a CDS encoding ATP-binding cassette domain-containing protein: protein MGLNVQLQKKVSGFSLNVAWDMENELVVLFGHSGSGKSMTLQLIAGLADPDEGRICFGDKVLFDRALGINLPPQKRSVGYVFQDRVLFPHMTVWENIGYGLKKCPKAEKQDRIRQMIRLLYLEGLENKHPGQISGGEKQRVTLARALIGRPEVLLLDEPFSALDNPLRIEMRELLRDVQRQFNVPIILVSHDMLEAYSIGDKIVLYSQGKIAGTGTPQEVFSSPLSSEIDLYLSLNFPLLISRH from the coding sequence ATGGGGCTCAATGTACAGTTACAAAAGAAGGTCTCGGGATTTTCTCTCAATGTGGCCTGGGACATGGAAAATGAACTTGTGGTGCTTTTTGGTCACTCCGGGTCGGGTAAGTCAATGACATTGCAGCTCATAGCAGGCCTAGCCGATCCCGATGAGGGCAGGATATGTTTCGGCGATAAGGTGCTCTTTGACCGCGCTTTGGGCATTAATCTCCCGCCGCAAAAACGGTCCGTAGGGTACGTCTTCCAGGACCGCGTCCTTTTCCCTCACATGACGGTTTGGGAGAACATCGGGTATGGGCTCAAGAAGTGTCCGAAGGCAGAGAAACAGGACAGAATAAGGCAGATGATCAGGCTCCTCTACCTCGAGGGATTGGAGAACAAGCACCCCGGCCAGATATCCGGCGGGGAAAAGCAGCGGGTGACCCTCGCCCGGGCGCTTATCGGACGCCCTGAGGTGCTGCTCCTCGATGAGCCGTTTTCAGCCCTCGATAATCCTCTGCGCATAGAAATGCGGGAGCTCTTAAGAGATGTTCAGCGGCAGTTCAACGTCCCAATCATCCTCGTGAGCCATGATATGCTTGAGGCTTACTCCATAGGCGACAAGATTGTGCTCTATTCGCAAGGTAAGATTGCCGGCACGGGTACGCCGCAGGAAGTATTCTCAAGCCCTTTATCGTCGGAGATTGACCTCTATCTCTCGCTCAATTTTCCCCTGCTCATATCAAGACACTGA
- the modA gene encoding molybdate ABC transporter substrate-binding protein yields MRQSLRWELHKRVARVAVVIIPSILTILFSFALLQGVALGADEITVSAASSLTNSFEEIGKAFEAKQKNVKVLFNFAASGDLVRQIEAGAPVDVFASAAAREMDELQKKNLLVAGTRSNFAANGIALVAPSASNASVKSFSDLKDPRVKKIAIGNPATVPAGMYAEQTLRYLKIWDDVKNRLVFGENVRQVLDYAARGEVDAAMVFSTDARARAKEVSVAAIAPEASHERVLYPIAVIMETKHEKEARAFVEFVCSPEGQQILEKYGFRSAK; encoded by the coding sequence ATGAGACAATCTCTTCGGTGGGAGTTGCACAAGCGCGTGGCCCGCGTCGCGGTCGTTATAATTCCAAGCATTTTAACCATCCTATTTTCTTTTGCCTTACTGCAGGGAGTGGCGCTAGGGGCTGACGAGATAACAGTTTCGGCCGCCTCCAGTCTGACGAACTCCTTTGAGGAGATCGGGAAGGCCTTTGAGGCCAAACAAAAGAACGTAAAAGTTCTTTTCAACTTTGCAGCTTCCGGCGATCTCGTCCGCCAGATAGAAGCCGGGGCGCCGGTTGACGTGTTCGCGTCCGCTGCGGCCCGCGAAATGGATGAGCTTCAAAAGAAGAACCTCCTTGTTGCAGGAACACGTTCCAATTTCGCTGCCAATGGCATTGCCCTGGTGGCGCCCTCAGCTTCGAATGCGTCCGTAAAATCTTTTTCCGATTTGAAGGACCCTCGGGTAAAAAAGATCGCTATTGGAAACCCCGCCACGGTTCCAGCCGGGATGTACGCGGAGCAGACACTGAGATACTTGAAGATATGGGATGACGTTAAAAACAGGCTTGTTTTCGGTGAAAACGTCCGGCAGGTGCTCGACTACGCAGCGCGCGGCGAGGTGGATGCCGCCATGGTCTTTTCCACGGACGCCCGCGCGCGGGCCAAAGAGGTTTCCGTGGCAGCGATAGCACCCGAGGCAAGCCACGAGCGGGTGCTCTATCCCATTGCCGTAATCATGGAAACGAAACACGAAAAAGAGGCAAGGGCATTTGTCGAATTTGTTTGTTCCCCCGAGGGACAGCAGATTCTCGAGAAATATGGTTTCAGAAGCGCGAAATAA
- a CDS encoding PAC2 family protein, whose amino-acid sequence MKIGAFEIEPPLPEGDDPYALAVLRPWIDVNNVGTLVLKELSARFGATQLGKLSRPGLFYDFTRYRPVVEIEDGIRDMSIPNTTIRYAKRQGQNDLLLLRLLEPHAHSEFYISSVLKLLMTFRVKKYILLGSMYDTVPHTKPLIVSGYAMGEKTQADLRKAGTLSITYRGPSSIANLITKEAAQAGIEVIVLIVSLPQYVAVEEDYPGMLRIMETLNTLYDIPVSREDFEKALEQRDAINERLKSSPEIKVLLPQLENIYDTRIKAMEKEGVATLTPEMEELFWKTTEKDIGRA is encoded by the coding sequence GTGAAGATCGGTGCTTTTGAGATTGAGCCTCCGCTGCCCGAGGGCGACGATCCTTACGCACTGGCGGTGCTCAGACCCTGGATTGATGTGAACAATGTGGGGACGCTCGTGCTCAAGGAACTATCGGCGCGATTCGGGGCCACGCAATTGGGAAAACTGTCGAGGCCCGGTTTATTCTACGATTTCACCAGATACCGGCCGGTGGTTGAGATCGAAGACGGTATCCGGGATATGTCCATTCCAAATACAACGATACGCTACGCCAAGCGACAGGGCCAGAACGACCTGCTTTTGCTCCGTCTTTTGGAGCCGCACGCTCACTCCGAGTTCTACATCAGTTCCGTTTTGAAGCTGCTCATGACCTTCAGGGTGAAGAAATATATTCTTTTGGGGAGCATGTACGACACGGTCCCGCACACCAAGCCGCTTATCGTCAGCGGGTATGCCATGGGGGAAAAGACACAGGCGGACCTGAGGAAGGCGGGCACCCTTTCCATTACGTATCGCGGGCCGTCCAGCATCGCGAACCTCATCACCAAAGAGGCGGCTCAGGCGGGTATCGAAGTAATAGTGCTCATTGTTTCGCTGCCGCAGTACGTGGCTGTAGAGGAGGACTATCCTGGCATGCTGAGAATCATGGAAACGTTGAATACGCTCTATGATATCCCCGTTTCGCGTGAGGACTTTGAAAAAGCGCTGGAACAGCGCGATGCGATCAATGAGAGGCTGAAGAGCTCTCCTGAAATAAAAGTTCTGTTGCCTCAGCTCGAAAATATATATGACACCCGCATCAAGGCTATGGAAAAAGAGGGCGTTGCGACCCTGACCCCGGAAATGGAAGAGCTTTTCTGGAAAACAACAGAGAAAGACATCGGCAGGGCATAG
- a CDS encoding response regulator has protein sequence MEKSILDNKRLLIVDDEPDILAVVKAEIRDACPESTIDTATTYEQALKLLKTNKYDIVILDIMGVRGFDLLEEAIERKFKVAMLTAHALSPEALKKSHDMGAMAYLPKDKLGELVPFLEDVLRYDYKTGWQRLMNKLDNYFTEQFEHDWKSNLWY, from the coding sequence ATGGAGAAATCAATTTTGGATAACAAAAGGTTACTTATAGTCGATGATGAGCCTGATATTCTGGCGGTTGTCAAGGCAGAGATTCGTGATGCCTGTCCGGAGAGTACGATCGATACGGCGACCACCTACGAGCAAGCGCTCAAGCTTCTTAAGACCAATAAATACGACATCGTGATCCTCGACATCATGGGTGTGCGTGGTTTTGATCTTCTTGAGGAGGCTATAGAGCGTAAGTTTAAGGTCGCCATGCTCACCGCCCATGCCTTAAGCCCTGAAGCGTTAAAAAAGTCACACGATATGGGCGCCATGGCGTATCTGCCCAAGGATAAGCTGGGGGAACTCGTACCTTTTCTCGAAGACGTATTGCGATACGATTATAAAACGGGGTGGCAGCGCCTCATGAATAAGCTGGATAACTATTTCACCGAGCAGTTTGAACACGATTGGAAGAGTAATCTCTGGTACTAA
- a CDS encoding deoxyribodipyrimidine photo-lyase: MIDQRARTLKEGEFGKGPVLYWMSRDQRVDDNWALIFSQRLAIQRKVPLLVVFCLAPRFLNATHRQYAFMLAGLEQLSRKLAKLNIPFYLVHGEAASVLTEFVRTHAICALTSDFDPLRIKKTWKKDVMRKIEVPFYEVDAHNIVPCVVASGKQEYSAFTIRKKMGRLLPVFLDHIPPMQKHPFSSNKEMPLIRWDGLVKNLDIDRRVKEVDWIAPGEEAAQRSLADFMNRRFIHYERDRNDPTLDGQSSLSPYLHFGQLSAQRVALSIEESRMSGSSKAAFLEELVIRRELSDNFCYYNEHYDSFDGFAPWAQKTLNDHREDRRSYLYSLDQFESGQTHDELWNAAQMEMVKKGKMHGYMRMYWAKKILEWTPSPETAMEYAIYLNDRYELDGRDPNGYAGIAWSIGGVHDRAFRQRNVFGKIRFMSYNGCASKFDIKRYIEKVRSL, encoded by the coding sequence ATGATAGATCAAAGGGCGCGGACGCTTAAGGAGGGCGAGTTTGGAAAAGGTCCGGTGCTTTACTGGATGAGTCGCGACCAGCGCGTCGATGATAACTGGGCGCTCATCTTCTCCCAGCGATTGGCCATCCAAAGGAAAGTGCCTCTGCTTGTGGTTTTTTGTCTCGCTCCCCGCTTTTTGAATGCCACTCACCGACAGTATGCCTTTATGCTTGCCGGTCTCGAACAGTTGTCGCGAAAGCTTGCAAAACTCAATATACCCTTTTATCTTGTGCATGGCGAGGCTGCCTCGGTCCTTACGGAATTTGTCCGCACTCACGCAATCTGCGCTCTCACGAGCGACTTCGATCCGCTACGCATTAAGAAGACGTGGAAGAAAGACGTCATGCGAAAGATAGAGGTCCCATTCTACGAAGTGGACGCCCACAATATCGTGCCCTGTGTGGTTGCATCTGGCAAACAAGAGTATTCGGCGTTTACCATAAGAAAGAAGATGGGCCGCCTCCTGCCGGTGTTTTTGGATCATATCCCCCCGATGCAAAAGCACCCCTTTTCCTCGAACAAAGAAATGCCATTAATCCGGTGGGATGGATTGGTGAAGAACCTCGATATCGATAGGCGAGTGAAAGAGGTGGACTGGATTGCCCCCGGTGAAGAAGCTGCGCAGAGGAGCCTCGCCGATTTCATGAACAGGAGGTTTATTCACTACGAGCGAGACCGAAATGACCCGACGCTTGATGGCCAGTCATCTCTTTCCCCATACCTCCATTTCGGTCAACTGTCGGCGCAGAGGGTGGCGCTTAGCATCGAAGAAAGCCGCATGTCGGGTTCTTCGAAGGCAGCTTTTCTCGAAGAACTCGTTATCCGCAGAGAGCTTTCGGACAACTTCTGTTATTACAATGAACACTACGACAGCTTTGACGGGTTCGCCCCGTGGGCGCAAAAGACGCTCAACGATCATAGAGAGGACCGCCGCTCCTACCTTTACAGCCTCGATCAATTCGAGTCGGGGCAAACGCACGACGAGTTATGGAATGCAGCACAAATGGAGATGGTAAAGAAGGGCAAGATGCACGGTTACATGAGGATGTACTGGGCAAAGAAGATCCTCGAATGGACACCGTCGCCTGAGACTGCAATGGAATACGCGATTTACTTGAACGACAGGTATGAGCTCGACGGCAGGGACCCGAACGGTTATGCAGGCATCGCCTGGAGTATAGGCGGGGTTCATGACAGGGCCTTTAGACAGAGGAATGTCTTTGGAAAAATCCGCTTCATGAGTTATAATGGCTGCGCGTCCAAATTCGATATAAAGCGATATATCGAAAAGGTGAGATCGCTATGA
- the modB gene encoding molybdate ABC transporter permease subunit: MEHPIFFSLRLSFQVAIVSTCFVIIIGICVAYLLARRDFKGKELVDMLFTLPLVLPPTVTGYYLIILFGRNGLIGHPIYQWTGWSIMFTWYGAALASFIVSLPLMVKITRAAFESIDKNLISASYTLGHSELVTALKVILPIAKKGLIAGTVLAFARALGEFGATLMVAGNIPGKTNTMPLTIYSLANSGAWSQANILVIFFTALSGFFLYTANKLSKRIL, from the coding sequence ATGGAACATCCCATATTCTTCTCACTACGACTCTCCTTCCAGGTCGCCATAGTATCCACCTGTTTCGTCATCATCATCGGCATCTGCGTGGCTTACCTCCTCGCCCGTCGGGACTTTAAGGGAAAAGAGCTTGTCGACATGCTTTTCACCCTCCCCCTTGTGTTGCCGCCCACCGTCACCGGTTATTATCTTATTATTCTTTTCGGAAGAAACGGTCTCATCGGGCATCCCATCTATCAATGGACAGGATGGAGCATCATGTTCACGTGGTATGGCGCGGCCCTCGCTTCCTTTATCGTCTCCCTTCCGCTTATGGTCAAAATAACCCGGGCGGCCTTCGAGTCGATCGATAAAAACCTGATCAGCGCCTCATACACGCTCGGCCACTCTGAGCTAGTGACGGCCCTCAAAGTGATCCTGCCCATCGCAAAAAAAGGGCTGATTGCCGGTACGGTATTGGCATTTGCGCGAGCCCTCGGCGAATTCGGGGCTACCCTCATGGTGGCGGGAAACATCCCCGGCAAGACGAACACCATGCCGCTCACCATATACTCGCTCGCAAACAGCGGGGCCTGGTCGCAGGCAAATATCCTCGTTATATTCTTTACAGCGCTCTCGGGGTTCTTTCTCTACACGGCCAACAAGCTCAGCAAGAGGATTCTCTGA